The proteins below come from a single Mytilus edulis chromosome 5, xbMytEdul2.2, whole genome shotgun sequence genomic window:
- the LOC139525474 gene encoding protein fantom-like isoform X11 has product MGDVDMIPVRDPGGGRHDAGAEQQRRMVAKWDRDTLEDKYLRIYEENLILKKHARKQEDKIKKMATKLLRLVNDKKKDIDKEHVGGKTSGMNIEVAEKMEEFKERIMKLEKQNHQLNEKLMLAKQQLSAASKRPSHYTHVGSRINTGIAKTQHAPPEDTRIAKNRRVIGPYETAPHRKTVSSPTFQKYGHNQLDNLRLDNRQKDDIIAQLQEQNEICEQELEEFKQRMKLQEAGYEEDLVKIKHQITAEHRSTVQENIDMIKVQREVKEKSTRLMELNEKYALLESNLSTVKHGHDSMLMEMERLNMQLKEEQNRVLTLQNELKFGTANNRKLIELQEQTSCLEKENQILKEANEKFVNSAFDLEREREWRQRENALKVQIAQLEATLKADLGEKGGILDKLARESDQFEKLQQDYRSMQVEHYQLKEEYDDLKEKMRFFTKESAIDFSEIEEALVLVKQKKQKAIPDPDFLQKVDVEVSKDEHKQLLEIQAEYAETVHELEKTRNLLVIQHKINKDYQHEVDISSTKIDEIKKEYETKLDEYARLLDIRAARIKKLESQMRDVAYGTKQFKITAPTDELEEPTLDFDETIHLERGQNLFEIHIQKISLSDDGLKILGDDEPLLFCTWEFFEYEIQSTPVLRGARPEFDFTSQYIVKVDDFFLHYLQKESCTMELHQSFGQDYKTVAACQMVFKDIFDKPHGRIHGTATLIGVDSTGSGISLGMVEYWIRLRVPMEQALRLYKERTKALGYITTNKRAAEIAIEATDEVAMKRQQIDNINQMHIKIIRCNGLQSRRKGVQPSPYCVYQFYDNNDHDTPIIHASNNPEVNDHKTYPVAMTSDLDQYMKTKQLTIFVFDDTDPEQASYLGFAEIPLLPLCHNKGVKGVFELKGPRGTVNGTMEVDVRFQEAYLPPKGGLPQKEEPIATVKVVDTPLDETLRPPSTPKERSKIAARFPPPSHTSTPMAGQDEQHEGVAALSDMMATPITPAAKPRIKGKDWPILAMKWDEYLQDEGKGTLTSMEGTKSSDTMFADPDEEDEITEEISEDITPIATPSDGGTLRSLPPPIEEESESDRPPVESDSEGVMVVASPTAKKKYKESNKPSNLVTVTITHLVLSTGASVLDNESIRQLFVSYNFLGIKADELETPFSLPKPKAEQQINFNFSKTFHVDMAKNYPKRQYLAGMLLPDDPDGGRIRFTVVSEPPDDDDEGECEDIGIAFVSVRDILINHKDVIDHDIPIFDANNEKEEIGSLNVTVQCLSALEAVEKEMQIDGTF; this is encoded by the exons ATGGGAGATGTAGATATGATTCCCGTGAGAGATCCAGGTGGAGGAAGGCATGATGCAG GAGCAGAACAGCAAAGAAGAATGGTTGCCAAATGGGACCGGGATACCCTGGAAGACAAATATCTACGTATTTATGAAGAAAACTTGATATTGAAGAAACATGCACGTAAACAAGAAGACAAAATTAAAAA AATGGCCACAAAATTGCTACGATTAGTAAATGACAAGAAGAAGGACATAGACAAAGAGCATGTTGGAG GAAAAACATCAGGAATGAACATAGAAGTAGCAGAAAAGATGGAAGAATTTAAAGAAAGAATCATGAAATTAGAAAAACAGAATCATCAGCtgaatgaaaaa TTAATGTTGGCAAAACAACAGTTATCAGCAGCCAGTAAGAGACCTTCACATTATACACATGTTGGATCTAGAATCAATACA GGAATAGCTAAGACACAGCATGCACCACCAGAAGACACAAGAATTGCTAAGAACAGAAGAGTTATCGGTCCTTATGAAACTGCCCCTCACAG GAAGACTGTTTCTAGTCCTACATTCCAGAAATATGGACATAATCAGTTGGATAACCTCAGACTAGATAACCGTCAGAA GGATGATATTATTGCTCAATTACAAGAACAGAATGAAATATGTGAACAAGAACTTGAAGAATTCAAACAGCGG ATGAAGTTACAAGAGGCAGGCTATGAAGAGGATCTTGTCAAGATAAAACATCAAATAACAGCAGAGCATAg GTCCACAGTTCAGGAGAATATAGATATGATAAAGGTGCAAAGAGAAGTCAAAGAAAAGTCTACTAGGTTGATGGAACTGAATGAAAAATATGCTCTCCTGGAATCT aACTTGTCGACAGTAAAACATGGCCATGACAGCATGTTAATGGAGATGGAAAGATTAAACATGCAGCTAAAGGAAGAACAAAATAGAGTATTGACCTTACAGAATGAACTGAAGTTTGGTACAGCTAATAACCGAAAACTAATAGAG CTTCAAGAACAGACTTCATGCCTAGAAAAGGAGAACCAGATATTAAAGGAAGCTAATGAGAAATTTGTTAACAG TGCTTTTGATTTGGAGAGAGAAAGAGAATGGAGACAGAGAGAAAATGCATTGAAAGTACAGATAGCTCAACTAGAGGCAACACTAAAGGCTGATCTGGGAGAAAAGGGTGGCATCCTAGATAAACTTGCCAGAGAATCAG ATCAGTTTGAGAAGTTACAACAAGATTACAGATCCATGCAGGTAGAACATTACCAGTTAAAGGAAGAGTATGATGATCTCAAGGAGAAGATGAGATTCTTTACTAAG GAGAGTGCCATAGATTTTAGTGAAATTGAAGAAGCTTTGGTGCTAGTTAAACAGAAGAAACAGAAAGCTATTCCAGATCCTGACTTCCTACAGAAAGTGGACGTAGAAGTATCCAAAG ATGAGCATAAACAGTTGTTAGAAATACAGGCAGAGTATGCTGAGACTGTCCATGAGTTAGAGAAGACAAGGAATCTATTGGTTATACAACATAAGATAAACAAAGATTACCAACATGAG gttGATATAAGTAGCACCAAGATAGATGAAATAAAGAAGGAATATGAGACTAAATTAGATgaatatgccagactgttggACATCAGGGCTGCTAGAATTAAG AAGTTAGAAAGTCAGATGAGAGATGTGGCTTATGGTACAAAGCAGTTTAAGATTACAGCACCTACTGATGAG TTGGAAGAGCCTACTCTAGATTTTGATGAAACTATTCACCTGGAGAGAGGACAGAATCTGTTTGAGATACATATACAGAAG ataagccTATCAGATGATGGATTGAAGATTCTGGGAGATGATGAACCATTATTGTTCTGTACATGGGAATTCTTTGAATATGAGATTCAGTCCACCCCTGTACTTAGAGGAGCAAG accAGAATTTGATTTTACATCACAGTACATTGTTAAAGTGGATGACTTTTTCTTGCATTACTTGCAAAAG GAATCTTGTACCATGGAGCTCCATCAATCGTTTGGACAGGATTATAAAACAGTGGCTGCTTGTCAGATGGTATTTAAAGATATATTTGATAAACCACATGGTAGAATACACGGTACTGCTACATTGATAG GTGTAGATTCTACAGGATCAGGCATTAGTTTGGGTATGGTAGAATACTGGATTAGATTGCGTGTACCAATGGAACAGGCCCTCAGACTCTACAAG GAAAGAACGAAAGCTCTTGGTTACATAACAACAAACAAGAGAGCTGCAGAGATTGCTATTGAGGCTACAGATGAGGTCGCCATGAAACGTCAACAGATAGATAACATTAACCAGATGCATATCAAAATCATACGCTGTAATGGGCTACAGTCTAGGAGGAAAG gAGTTCAGCCATCGCCGTATTGTGTGTACCAGTTTTATGACAACAATGACCACGATACACCTATAATACATGCTAGTAACAACCCAGAAGTCAATGACCATAAGACATATCCTGTGGCCATGACATCAGACCTTGATCAGTACATGAAAACAAAG CAACTGACGATATTTGTGTTTGATGATACAGACCCAGAACAGGCATCCTATCTTGGCTTCGCTGAGATACCTCTGTTACCCCTATGTCATAACAAGGGTGTAAAGGGAGTGTTTGAACTTAAAGGTCCTAGAGGTACTGTCAATGGTACTATGGAGGTTGATGTCAGATTCCAAGAAGCTTATCTACCTCCTAAAGGTGGCCTTCCTCAGAAAGAG GAGCCAATTGCTACAGTAAAGGTAGTTGACACTCCATTAGATGAGACGCTCCGACCTCCATCTACTCCAAAGGAAAGGAGTAAGATAGCAGCAAGATTCCCTCCCCCATCTCATACCTCCACACCTATGGCAGGACAGGACGAACAGCATGAAGGTGTTGCAGCTCTGTCTGACATGATGGCCACACCCATAACACCAGCAGCTAAACCCAGG ATTAAAGGAAAAGATTGGCCTATATTAGCTATGAAATGGGATGAGTATTTACAAG ATGAGGGAAAGGGCACACTCACTTCAATG GAAGGAACAAAGTCGTCTGACACCATGTTTGCTGATCCAGATGAAGAAGATGAGATCACAGAGGAAATATCAGAAGATATTACACCAATAGCCACACCCTCTGATGGAGGAACCCTTAGATCTCTACCTCCACCTATAGAAGAAGAATCTGAATCAGACAGACCCCCTGTTGAGTCTGATAGTGAGGGAGTTATGGTCGTAGCTTCTCCCACtgcaaagaaaaaatataaagaaagtaATAAACCT AGTAATCTTGTAACAGTGACCATAACCCACTTAGTGCTATCTACTGGTGCCTCTGTACTTGATAATGAGAGTATACGTCAGCTGTTTGTCTCCTACAACTTCCTTGGAATCAAGGCTGATGAACTAGAAACTCCATTTTCTCTACCTAAACCAAAGGCAGAACAACAGATCAATTTTAACTTCAGCAAAA CATTCCATGTGGACATGGCTAAGAATTACCCTAAGAGACAATACCTGGCTGGAATGTTGTTACCTGATGACCCTGATGGTGGCAG GATTCGTTTCACCGTTGTTAGTGAGCCCCCAGATGACGATGATGAGGGAGAATGTGAAGATATTGGTATTGCATTTGTCAGTGTCCGAGATATACTCATTAACCATAAAGATGTCATAGACCATGATATTCCAA TATTTGATGCTAACAATGAAAAGGAGGAAATAGGATCATTAAATGTAACAGTCCAATGTCTGTCAGCTTTAGAAGCTGTAGAGAAAGAGATGCAGATAGACGGCAcattctaa
- the LOC139525474 gene encoding protein fantom-like isoform X1 produces MGDVDMIPVRDPGGGRHDAGAEQQRRMVAKWDRDTLEDKYLRIYEENLILKKHARKQEDKIKKMATKLLRLVNDKKKDIDKEHVGGKTSGMNIEVAEKMEEFKERIMKLEKQNHQLNEKLMLAKQQLSAASKRPSHYTHVGSRINTGIAKTQHAPPEDTRIAKNRRVIGPYETAPHRKTVSSPTFQKYGHNQLDNLRLDNRQKDDIIAQLQEQNEICEQELEEFKQRMKLQEAGYEEDLVKIKHQITAEHRSTVQENIDMIKVQREVKEKSTRLMELNEKYALLESNLSTVKHGHDSMLMEMERLNMQLKEEQNRVLTLQNELKFGTANNRKLIELQEQTSCLEKENQILKEANEKFVNSAFDLEREREWRQRENALKVQIAQLEATLKADLGEKGGILDKLARESDQFEKLQQDYRSMQVEHYQLKEEYDDLKEKMRFFTKESAIDFSEIEEALVLVKQKKQKAIPDPDFLQKVDVEVSKDEHKQLLEIQAEYAETVHELEKTRNLLVIQHKINKDYQHEVDISSTKIDEIKKEYETKLDEYARLLDIRAARIKKLESQMRDVAYGTKQFKITAPTDELEEPTLDFDETIHLERGQNLFEIHIQKISLSDDGLKILGDDEPLLFCTWEFFEYEIQSTPVLRGARPEFDFTSQYIVKVDDFFLHYLQKESCTMELHQSFGQDYKTVAACQMVFKDIFDKPHGRIHGTATLIGVDSTGSGISLGMVEYWIRLRVPMEQALRLYKERTKALGYITTNKRAAEIAIEATDEVAMKRQQIDNINQMHIKIIRCNGLQSRRKGVQPSPYCVYQFYDNNDHDTPIIHASNNPEVNDHKTYPVAMTSDLDQYMKTKQLTIFVFDDTDPEQASYLGFAEIPLLPLCHNKGVKGVFELKGPRGTVNGTMEVDVRFQEAYLPPKGGLPQKEEPIATVKVVDTPLDETLRPPSTPKERSKIAARFPPPSHTSTPMAGQDEQHEGVAALSDMMATPITPAAKPRKKVSRRLEDSAEQPTVNAAVADAVSSMLPSMSDTIQSETLPAPDDSPRPSTRSGSRRTSEEQVEEVYTPRSSKSGTPRSKKSASPPHTPVHVSEPHTPERDSEPRTPEPGTKRGTKPVPKSRKRLDEGKGTLTSMEGTKSSDTMFADPDEEDEITEEISEDITPIATPSDGGTLRSLPPPIEEESESDRPPVESDSEGVMVVASPTAKKKYKESNKPSNLVTVTITHLVLSTGASVLDNESIRQLFVSYNFLGIKADELETPFSLPKPKAEQQINFNFSKTFHVDMAKNYPKRQYLAGMLLPDDPDGGRIRFTVVSEPPDDDDEGECEDIGIAFVSVRDILINHKDVIDHDIPIFDANNEKEEIGSLNVTVQCLSALEAVEKEMQIDGTF; encoded by the exons ATGGGAGATGTAGATATGATTCCCGTGAGAGATCCAGGTGGAGGAAGGCATGATGCAG GAGCAGAACAGCAAAGAAGAATGGTTGCCAAATGGGACCGGGATACCCTGGAAGACAAATATCTACGTATTTATGAAGAAAACTTGATATTGAAGAAACATGCACGTAAACAAGAAGACAAAATTAAAAA AATGGCCACAAAATTGCTACGATTAGTAAATGACAAGAAGAAGGACATAGACAAAGAGCATGTTGGAG GAAAAACATCAGGAATGAACATAGAAGTAGCAGAAAAGATGGAAGAATTTAAAGAAAGAATCATGAAATTAGAAAAACAGAATCATCAGCtgaatgaaaaa TTAATGTTGGCAAAACAACAGTTATCAGCAGCCAGTAAGAGACCTTCACATTATACACATGTTGGATCTAGAATCAATACA GGAATAGCTAAGACACAGCATGCACCACCAGAAGACACAAGAATTGCTAAGAACAGAAGAGTTATCGGTCCTTATGAAACTGCCCCTCACAG GAAGACTGTTTCTAGTCCTACATTCCAGAAATATGGACATAATCAGTTGGATAACCTCAGACTAGATAACCGTCAGAA GGATGATATTATTGCTCAATTACAAGAACAGAATGAAATATGTGAACAAGAACTTGAAGAATTCAAACAGCGG ATGAAGTTACAAGAGGCAGGCTATGAAGAGGATCTTGTCAAGATAAAACATCAAATAACAGCAGAGCATAg GTCCACAGTTCAGGAGAATATAGATATGATAAAGGTGCAAAGAGAAGTCAAAGAAAAGTCTACTAGGTTGATGGAACTGAATGAAAAATATGCTCTCCTGGAATCT aACTTGTCGACAGTAAAACATGGCCATGACAGCATGTTAATGGAGATGGAAAGATTAAACATGCAGCTAAAGGAAGAACAAAATAGAGTATTGACCTTACAGAATGAACTGAAGTTTGGTACAGCTAATAACCGAAAACTAATAGAG CTTCAAGAACAGACTTCATGCCTAGAAAAGGAGAACCAGATATTAAAGGAAGCTAATGAGAAATTTGTTAACAG TGCTTTTGATTTGGAGAGAGAAAGAGAATGGAGACAGAGAGAAAATGCATTGAAAGTACAGATAGCTCAACTAGAGGCAACACTAAAGGCTGATCTGGGAGAAAAGGGTGGCATCCTAGATAAACTTGCCAGAGAATCAG ATCAGTTTGAGAAGTTACAACAAGATTACAGATCCATGCAGGTAGAACATTACCAGTTAAAGGAAGAGTATGATGATCTCAAGGAGAAGATGAGATTCTTTACTAAG GAGAGTGCCATAGATTTTAGTGAAATTGAAGAAGCTTTGGTGCTAGTTAAACAGAAGAAACAGAAAGCTATTCCAGATCCTGACTTCCTACAGAAAGTGGACGTAGAAGTATCCAAAG ATGAGCATAAACAGTTGTTAGAAATACAGGCAGAGTATGCTGAGACTGTCCATGAGTTAGAGAAGACAAGGAATCTATTGGTTATACAACATAAGATAAACAAAGATTACCAACATGAG gttGATATAAGTAGCACCAAGATAGATGAAATAAAGAAGGAATATGAGACTAAATTAGATgaatatgccagactgttggACATCAGGGCTGCTAGAATTAAG AAGTTAGAAAGTCAGATGAGAGATGTGGCTTATGGTACAAAGCAGTTTAAGATTACAGCACCTACTGATGAG TTGGAAGAGCCTACTCTAGATTTTGATGAAACTATTCACCTGGAGAGAGGACAGAATCTGTTTGAGATACATATACAGAAG ataagccTATCAGATGATGGATTGAAGATTCTGGGAGATGATGAACCATTATTGTTCTGTACATGGGAATTCTTTGAATATGAGATTCAGTCCACCCCTGTACTTAGAGGAGCAAG accAGAATTTGATTTTACATCACAGTACATTGTTAAAGTGGATGACTTTTTCTTGCATTACTTGCAAAAG GAATCTTGTACCATGGAGCTCCATCAATCGTTTGGACAGGATTATAAAACAGTGGCTGCTTGTCAGATGGTATTTAAAGATATATTTGATAAACCACATGGTAGAATACACGGTACTGCTACATTGATAG GTGTAGATTCTACAGGATCAGGCATTAGTTTGGGTATGGTAGAATACTGGATTAGATTGCGTGTACCAATGGAACAGGCCCTCAGACTCTACAAG GAAAGAACGAAAGCTCTTGGTTACATAACAACAAACAAGAGAGCTGCAGAGATTGCTATTGAGGCTACAGATGAGGTCGCCATGAAACGTCAACAGATAGATAACATTAACCAGATGCATATCAAAATCATACGCTGTAATGGGCTACAGTCTAGGAGGAAAG gAGTTCAGCCATCGCCGTATTGTGTGTACCAGTTTTATGACAACAATGACCACGATACACCTATAATACATGCTAGTAACAACCCAGAAGTCAATGACCATAAGACATATCCTGTGGCCATGACATCAGACCTTGATCAGTACATGAAAACAAAG CAACTGACGATATTTGTGTTTGATGATACAGACCCAGAACAGGCATCCTATCTTGGCTTCGCTGAGATACCTCTGTTACCCCTATGTCATAACAAGGGTGTAAAGGGAGTGTTTGAACTTAAAGGTCCTAGAGGTACTGTCAATGGTACTATGGAGGTTGATGTCAGATTCCAAGAAGCTTATCTACCTCCTAAAGGTGGCCTTCCTCAGAAAGAG GAGCCAATTGCTACAGTAAAGGTAGTTGACACTCCATTAGATGAGACGCTCCGACCTCCATCTACTCCAAAGGAAAGGAGTAAGATAGCAGCAAGATTCCCTCCCCCATCTCATACCTCCACACCTATGGCAGGACAGGACGAACAGCATGAAGGTGTTGCAGCTCTGTCTGACATGATGGCCACACCCATAACACCAGCAGCTAAACCCAGG aaaaagGTTTCTAGACGTTTGGAGGACTCAGCAGAACAACCAACAGTTAATGCTGCTGTAGCAGACGCTGTCTCAAGTATGCTACCGAGCATGTCTGATACTATCCAATCAGAAACATTACCAG CACCAGATGATAGTCCACGTCCTTCAACAAGATCAGGGTCACGAAGAACATCAGAAGAACAAG TTGAAGAAGTTTACACCCCTCGTAGTTCTAAATCAGGAACTCCACGAAGTAAAAAATCAGCAAGTCCACCACACACACCTGTGCATGTCTCTGAGCCACATACACCTGAACGAGATTCTGAGCCACGTACACCTGAACCAG GTACAAAAAGGGGAACTAAACCAGTTCCCAAATCCAGGAAGAGATTAG ATGAGGGAAAGGGCACACTCACTTCAATG GAAGGAACAAAGTCGTCTGACACCATGTTTGCTGATCCAGATGAAGAAGATGAGATCACAGAGGAAATATCAGAAGATATTACACCAATAGCCACACCCTCTGATGGAGGAACCCTTAGATCTCTACCTCCACCTATAGAAGAAGAATCTGAATCAGACAGACCCCCTGTTGAGTCTGATAGTGAGGGAGTTATGGTCGTAGCTTCTCCCACtgcaaagaaaaaatataaagaaagtaATAAACCT AGTAATCTTGTAACAGTGACCATAACCCACTTAGTGCTATCTACTGGTGCCTCTGTACTTGATAATGAGAGTATACGTCAGCTGTTTGTCTCCTACAACTTCCTTGGAATCAAGGCTGATGAACTAGAAACTCCATTTTCTCTACCTAAACCAAAGGCAGAACAACAGATCAATTTTAACTTCAGCAAAA CATTCCATGTGGACATGGCTAAGAATTACCCTAAGAGACAATACCTGGCTGGAATGTTGTTACCTGATGACCCTGATGGTGGCAG GATTCGTTTCACCGTTGTTAGTGAGCCCCCAGATGACGATGATGAGGGAGAATGTGAAGATATTGGTATTGCATTTGTCAGTGTCCGAGATATACTCATTAACCATAAAGATGTCATAGACCATGATATTCCAA TATTTGATGCTAACAATGAAAAGGAGGAAATAGGATCATTAAATGTAACAGTCCAATGTCTGTCAGCTTTAGAAGCTGTAGAGAAAGAGATGCAGATAGACGGCAcattctaa